One Aphidius gifuensis isolate YNYX2018 linkage group LG3, ASM1490517v1, whole genome shotgun sequence DNA window includes the following coding sequences:
- the LOC122852838 gene encoding actin-histidine N-methyltransferase — protein MGKKKSHHTEKNSKQQSSQIKKISSVKRAEITLQCERLFRLCSDPAYATQLWDNYLEITKILEKIKRLEDMKTITTKRSTAIKQFIDWLKDNNANIDGISIAEFPGFELGLKAEKSYEANELLLEIPGKLIFSVETAASELSTIQNDPLIQHMPQVALAIALLIERHKTNSKWKAYINMLPTNYSTVLYMTTNDMIELKGSPTLEASLKHCRNIARQYSYFNQFFQNNNNQVSDLLRDVFTYEEYCWAVSTVMTRQNIIPSRNDSQMIHALIPMWDMCNHEEGIITTDFNINSDTCECYVKRSFNKGEQIFINYGLRTNSEFFVHSGFVYPDNKNDGFKLRLGISKSDPLFNDRVNLLEKIGFTSSMTFLLENSSEPITDQMLAFLRIFSMRKNELDHWLESEKIFDLMHRDCSLDTVVEENVKKFLLTRLKLLISNYPTKLEEDIELLKTTMSPSRKMIIQLRVTEKKILAGALEYVEQWIKT, from the exons atgggtaaaaaaaaatcacatcatACAGAAAAAAACAGTAAACAACAATCAtcgcaaattaaaaaaatttcatctgtCAAAAGAGCTGAAATTACATTGCAGTGTGAAAGATTATTTAGAT TATGTAGTGATCCTGCATATGCAACTCAATTATGGGATAATTATttggaaataacaaaaatattggaGAAAATAAAACGTCTTGAAGATatgaaaacaataacaacaaaacgTTCAACagcaataaaacaatttattgacTGGTTAAAAGATAACAATGCAAATATTGATGGTATAAGTATTGCTGAATTTCCTGGTTTTGAGCTTGGTTTAAAAGCTGAAAAATCATATGAAGCAAATGAATTACTTCTTGAAATACcaggtaaattaatattcagtGTAGAAACAGCAGCAAGTGAGTTATCAACAATTCAAAATGATCCATTGATCCAACACATGCCACAAGTTGCATTAGCAATtgcattattaattgaaagacataaaacaaattcaaaatggaaagcttatataaatatgttaccaacaaattattcaactgtaCTTTACATGACAACAAATGACATGATTGAACTCAAAGGAAGTCCAACACTTG aGGCTTCATTAAAACACTGCAGAAATATTGCTCgtcaatattcatattttaatcaattttttcaaaataataataatcaagtttCGGATTTATTAAGAGATGTTTTTACCTATGAAGAATATTG ctgGGCTGTTTCTACTGTTATGACCAgacaaaatattattccaaGTCGTAATGATTCACAAATGATACATGCACTTATTCCAATGTGGGATATGTGCAATCACGAGGAAGGAatt ATAACAActgattttaatataaattctgATACTTGTGAGTGCTATGTAAAACGTTCATTTAATAAAGGcgaacaaatatttataaattatggtTTACGTACAAATTCTGAATTTTTTGTACATTCTGGTTTTGTATAtccagataataaaaatgatggtTTTAAATTACGTCTTGGAATAAGTAAATCAGATCCATTATTTAATGATCGAGTTAATTTACTGGAAAAAATTGGTTTCACATCGtcaatgacatttttattggaaaatagcAGTGAACCAATAACCGATCAAATGCTTGCATTTTTACGTATTTTTAGTATGAGAAAAAATGAACTTGATCATTGGCTTGAAtcggaaaaaatatttgatttaatgcATCGTGATTGTTCACTTGATACTGTTGTCGaagaaaatgttaaaaaatttttattaacaagacTTAAATTACTCATCTCTAATTATCCTACAAAACTTgag gaggatattgaattattgaagACAACAATGTCACCATcaagaaaaatgattataCAATTGCGTGTAACGGAAAAGAAAATACTTGCTGGTGCACTCGAGTATGTGGAACAGTGGATCAAAACATGA
- the LOC122852837 gene encoding putative uncharacterized protein DDB_G0292292 codes for MWKILLFNYLIATNTWAFESSKIDHSNLYDNLKSRDDREELVDYVSETEDKPGEVRLIGKWRKNGDAIEPKWRDGDSLPLVPFDDVKESPLRQRKYLNNLNNTDGGRRMRQRFRRIRPASIKRLQSKQQIQHVNDDDDDDDKKISFQVNPNEYDLNDDEHQKPRPRKRRPPQNYEYSSYKTTPPTISTITDNYQSSKQKTIENSELKLLLKTQEEEGLSLSEILQQKNLSLSDLLKGKTNALSALKSQEQLTNNKNINNITERPKRGKFNNMKIQREPENNEDNENENLSTLVKFTNPIILPHFSETTEEPVVIDETTIFNDENYDYQPVITTTTTTSINNEAIEYSDYLKNEKIDDKKTTIIPNAVNKNEESKLSIEQFIDLKDDISISTTIPIDNYDKFDDILKLNTTLTNEEIKNLNNIITTEEPHPINHQRISSSNKIYDKIITEIEPEAREEILELIDNDETGEMLQHLLESRNMSVDELISLRQRGSSRLHLAQVTSARTADSKLHNVKKNIEQILYFNLTSSSTTSTSSTTTSTTTTSKPEEIIDLLPIKNDNNSLEFVDILNAFDSLPFAIKNSTNNETKIIDNYDDNNDNEILKNIKNNYIDINDDIIDFKYNYKNNNNNINYDKIRPSIYASIAILVMTIIGFLCIFIIFKIRQKQKYIYNNAFSRSVFNTPTINARKLSNTSSLNTIMVNVVTTSTGKKQHVHDNKREMKEINHSYDGDYDLKSDIDNDSLDANDSWETIPEFMK; via the exons atgtggaaaatattgttatttaattatttaattgcaaCAAATACATGGGCTTTTGAATCATCTAAGATTGatcattcaaatttatatgataatcTAAAATCAAgg gATGATAGAGAAGAGCTAGTGGATTATGTTAGTGAGACTGAGGATAAACCTGGTGAAGTTAGACTCATTGGAAAATGGAGAAAAAATGGTGATGCTATTGAGCCAAAATGGCGAGATGGTGATTCATTACCACTTGTACCATTTGATGATGTCAAAGAATCACCATTACgtcaaagaaaatatttaaataatttaaataatactgaTGGTGGTAGAAGAATGCGTCAACGTTTTCGTAGAATTCGTCCAGCTTCAATAAAACGTCTCCAATCaaaacaacaaattcaacatgttaatgatgatgatgatgatgatgataaaaagatATCATTTCAAGTTAATCCAAATGAGTATGATTTAAATGACGATGAGCATCAAAAACCTAGACCAAGAAAACGTCGTCCACCACAAAATTATGAATACTCATCATACAAAACAACACCACCAACAATTTCAACAATAACAGATAATTATCaatcatcaaaacaaaaaacaattgaaaattcagAACTTAAGTTGTTATTAAAAACTCAAGAAGAAGAAGGCTTAAGTTTATCTgaaatattacaacaaaaaaatttaagtttaaGTGATCTTTTAAAGGGTAAAACAAATGCATTAAGTGCATTAAAATCACAAgaacaattaacaaataataaaaatatcaataatattactgAAAGACCAAAAAgaggtaaatttaataacatgaAAATTCAAAGAGAACCAGAAAACAATgaagataatgaaaatgaaaatttatcaactcttgtaaaatttacaaatccAATTATTTTGCCACATTTTAGTGAAACAACTGAAGAACCAGTTGTGATTGATGagacaacaatttttaatgatgaaaattatgattatCAGCCAgttataacaacaacaacaacgacaagcATTAATAATGAAGCAATTGAATATTCAGATTAtcttaaaaatgaaaaaattgatgataaaaaaacaacaattattccaaatgctgttaataaaaatgaagaatcAAAATTAAGTATTgaacaatttattgatttaaaagatGACATatcaatatcaacaacaataccaattgataattatgataaatttgatgacatattaaaattaaatacaacattaacaaatgaagaaataaaaaatttaaataatataataacaactGAAGAGCCACAtccaataaatcatcaaagaatatcatcaagtaataaaatatatgataaaataataacagaaaTAGAGCCAGAAGCAAGAGAAGAAATATTAGAGctaattgataatgatgaaactGGTGAAATGTTACAACACTTGTTGGAATCAAGAAATATGAGTGTTGATGAATTGATATCATTGAGACAACGTGGATCAAGTAGACTACATCTAGCTCAAGTAACATCAGCAAGAACAGCTGATTCTAAATTgcataatgttaaaaaaaatattgaacagatattatattttaatttgacatcatcatcaacaacatcaacatcatcaacaacaacatcaacaacaacaacaagtaaaccagaagaaataattgatttattaccaataaaaaatgataataattcactggaatttgttgatatattaaatGCATTTGATTCATTAccatttgcaataaaaaattcaacaaataatgaaacaaaaataattgataattatgatgacaataatgacaatgaaatattaaaaaatataaaaaataattatattgatattaatgatgatattattgattttaaatataattataaaaataataataataatattaattatgataaaatacgTCCAAGTATATATGCAAGTATTGCTATTCTTGTTATGACAATAATTGGTTttctttgtatatttattatatttaaaatacgtCAAAAACAAaagtacatatataataatgcaTTTTCAAGAAGTGTATTTAATACACCAACAATAAATGctagaaaattatcaaatacaagtagtttaaatacaataatggTTAATGTTGTTACAACATCAACAGGAAAAAAGCAACATGTACATGATAACAAACGTGAAATGAAAGAAATTAATCATTCATATGATGGtgattatgatttaaaaagtgatattgataatgattcaTTAGATGCTAATGACAGTTGGGAAACAATACCtgaatttatgaaataa
- the LOC122852839 gene encoding uncharacterized protein LOC122852839, which yields MYKIFLIIYYLIVTSMLTKINGEEIETKCTKEYCNKYIKENKCPEISEECQVMNATHNGVWLRYPDVCNCCNYCLTNIKAGGNCIQGLFDLNQPTEICGPGLECTMNDNLTATCQKIKTPCTEAQDDWDKRRADGTLGMLEIRPKCDEDGLYSSFHCIPGSICYCVAPNGQRIFGEIIFFDSWDQQKMSCGCSLNDWKARAVLNPDSVVNNINPSLSARCNAYGEFDSLQCFAGSLGNCTCVDPVTGHPIDSSNLVSLPNIKQGNPKCFNSAIHKTGVYTTECETMKISYFNNETTLYEKPACQPDGMFDRVQQIDTRLICVDPSGQEIIYNGISYFADVDSDESKIINCNCAKTLWLLSSAGVNELPQCNSFGNFKSWQCRRNECYCVDTNGNQCGSEKISINYVDKLTCYTKESAECLTKN from the exons atgtataaaatatttttgataatttactatttaattgttacatcaatgttaacaaaaattaatggagaagaaattgaaacaaaGTGTACTAAAGAATACTGCAat aaatatataaaagaaaataaatgtcCAGAGATAAGTGAAGAGTGTCAAGTGATGAATGCAACACACAATGGTGTTTGGCTACGTTATCCAGATGTTTGCAATTGTTGTAATTATTGTCTAACAAATATTAAAGCTGGTGGAAATTGTATCCAGGgtctttttgatttaaatcagCCAACTGAAATATGTGGGCCTGGTTTAGAATGTACAATGAATGATAATCTAACTGCAACATGTCAAAAAA ttAAAACACCATGTACTGAAGCTCAAGATGATTGGGATAAACGAAGAGCTGATGGAACTTTAGGAATGCTGGAAATTCGTCCAAAGTGTGATGAAGATGGCTTGTATTCTTCATTTCATTGTATTCCTGGATCaat ATGTTACTGTGTAGCACCAAATGGTCAAAGAATTTTtggtgaaattattttttttgattcatggGATCAACAAAAAATGTCTTGtg gATGTTCATTGAACGATTGGAAAGCTCGTGCAGTATTAAATCCAGATAGTgtagtaaataatataaatcctTCACTAAGTGCTAGATGTAATGCATATGGAGAGTTTGATTCTCTTCAATGTTTTGCTGGTAGTTTAGGTAATTGTACTTGTGTTGATCCTGTAACTGGTCATCCAATTGATTCATCCAATCTTGTGTCTCTTCCAAATATTAAACAAGGCAATCCCAAGTGTT ttAATAGTGCAATACATAAAACTGGAGTCTATACAACAGAATgtgaaacaatgaaaatatcatattttaataatgaaacaacTCTCTATGAAAAACCAGCTTGTCAACCTGATGGAATGTTTGATCGTGTTCAACAAATTGATACCAGATTAATTTGTGTTGATCCATCAGGAcaagaaattatttacaatggAATATCTTATTTTGCTGATGTTGATTCAgatgaatcaaaaataatcaactgCA attgtGCAAAAACTTTGTGGCTATTGTCATCAGCAGGAGTCAATGAATTACCACAATGTAATTCATTTGGCAATTTTAAATCATGGCAATGTCGTAGAAATGAGTGTTACTGTGTTGATACTAATGGTAATCAGTGTGGATCAGAGAAAATATCTATCAATTATGTTGATAAACTCACATGTTATACCAAAGAATCAGCTGaatgtttaacaaaaaattaa
- the LOC122852840 gene encoding 60S ribosomal protein L13-like yields the protein MGKGNNMIPNGHFHKDWQRFVKTWFNQPARKFRRRQNRIKKARSVAPRPVNLLRPVVHCPSFRYHTKLRAGRGFTLDELKAAGINKNFAKTIGISVDSRRRNKSVEALQTNAQRLKEYRSKLILFPINAKKPKKGDSTEEECKVASQLKGDVMPIRRSAPAKSKARPITEEEKKFSAYVALRQARADARLVGVRAKRVKDAAENPDDVTKAPAGKEKKAKK from the exons ATGGGTAAAGGTAATAACATGATCCCGAATGGCCATTTCCACAAGGATTGGCAAAGATTCGTCAAGACATGGTTCAACCAACCAGCTCGTAAATTCAGACGTAGACAAAATCGTATCAAGAAAGCACGTTCAGTTGCTCCaag acCAGTAAATCTATTGAGACCAGTTGTACATTGTCCATCATTCCGTTATCACACCAAGCTTCGTGCTGGTCGTGGTTTTActcttgatgaattaaaagcTGCtggaataaacaaaaattttgcCAAAACAATTGGTATTTCTGTTGATTCAAGACGTCGCAACAAATCTGTTGAAGCACTTCAAACAAATGCACAACGTCTCAAGGAATACAGATCTAAACTCATTCTTTTCCCCATCAATGCCAAAAAG cCAAAGAAGGGTGATTCAACTGAAGAAGAATGCAAAGTTGCCAGTCAACTTAAAGGTGACGTAATGCCAATTCGTCGTAGTGCTCCAGCTAAATCAAAGGCACGTCCAATTACTGAAGAAGAGAAGAAATTCTCAGCTTATGTTGCACTTCGTCAAGCAAGAGCTGATGCTAGACTTGTTGGTGTCAGAGCTAAACGTGTCAAGGATGCAGCTGAAAATCCTGATGATGTCACTAAAGCACCAGCTGGTAAAGAAAAGAAAGCCAAAAAGTAA
- the LOC122852841 gene encoding AP-1 complex subunit mu-1, translating to MSTSAVYILDVKGKVLISRNYRGDIENSVIEKFMPLVMEREEEGNLTPLLQIPECTYAYIKYNNLYIVSTTKKNANISLVFVLLHKIVHVMQEYFKELEEESIRDNFVVIYELLDELLDFGYPQTTDSKILQEYITQEGHKLEIQPRIPNAVTNAVSWRSEGIKYRKNEVFLDVIESVNLLANANGNVLSSEIVGAIKMRVYLSGMPELRLGLNDKVLFESTGRGKSKSVELEDVKFHQCVRLSRFENDRTISFIPPDGEFELMSYRLNTHVKPLIWIESVIERHAHSRVEYMIKARSQFKRRSTANNVEIVIPVPNDADSPKFKTTIGSVKYSPEQSAITWSIKSFPGGKEYLMRAHFGLPSVVGEDIEGKPPIQVKFEIPYFTTSGIQVRYLKIIEKSGYQALPWVRYITQNGDYQLRTN from the coding sequence ATGTCGACATCAGCAGTATATATTCTAGATGTCAAAGGAAAAGTATTGATATCACGTAATTATCGTGGTGATATTGAAAATagtgttattgaaaaatttatgccACTTGTTATGGAACGTGAAGAAGAGGGTAATTTAACACCATTATTACAAATACCAGAATGTACATAtgcatatattaaatataataatttatatattgtatcaacaactaaaaaaaatgcaaatatatCATTGGTATTTGTATTACTTCATAAAATAGTTCATGTTATGcaagaatattttaaagaattaGAAGAAGAAAGTATTAGagataattttgttgtaatatatgAACTTCTAGATGAATTACTTGATTTTGGTTATCCACAAACAACTGATAGTAAAATATTACAAGAATATATAACACAAGAAGGACATAAATTAGAAATACAACCAAGAATACCAAATGCTGTTACAAATGCTGTATCATGGCGTTCTGAGGGTATTAAATATCGTAAAAATGAAGTATTTCTTGATGTTATTGAATCAGTTAATTTACTTGCAAATGCAAATGGTAATGTGTTGTCATCTGAAATTGTTGGTGCAATTAAAATGCGTGTTTATTTATCTGGTATGCCAGAATTACGATTAGGATTAAATGATAAAGTACTATTTGAATCAACTGGTAGAGGTAAATCAAAATCAGTTGAACTTGAAGAtgttaaatttcatcaatgtGTACGTTTATCAAGATTTGAAAATGATCGTACAATATCATTTATACCACCAGATGGTGAATTTGAATTAATGTCATATCGTTTAAATACACATGTTAAACCATTAATATGGATTGAATCTGTTATTGAAAGACATGCACATAGTCGTGTTGAATATATGATTAAAGCAAGATCACAATTTAAAAGACGTTCAACAGCAAATAATGTTGAAATTGTTATACCAGTACCAAATGATGCTGATTCaccaaaatttaaaacaacaattggTAGTGTTAAATATTCACCAGAACAAAGTGCAATAACATGgtcaattaaatcatttccTGGTGGTAAAGAATATTTAATGAGAGCACATTTTGGTTTGCCATCAGTTGTTGGTGAGGATATTGAAGGTAAACCACCAATTCaagttaaatttgaaataccATATTTTACAACATCTGGTATTCAAgttagatatttaaaaattattgaaaaaagtgGATATCAAGCATTACCATGGGTTAGATATATTACACAAAATGGTGATTATCAATTAAGAACTAATTGA